A stretch of Fundicoccus culcitae DNA encodes these proteins:
- a CDS encoding AraC family transcriptional regulator, whose product MNAIELDKRIKALTEREQFYLDNPEALSPLYEKFETTDIDGNSVYHFRIPELSENEVQIRRDSRFRPVPLHRFSNIMINYVYSGKCRYLINDKIVEMEVGDVCIIDQDVVRYKFELEADDIVFNISLDKKFFSRFIQHNLSESSIVSSFILNSLYSQGKHDQFIFFRNHQNPRIINLFDEILTEYYKQQKYYKSTIKSYIEIVVLEQLRSYQNSDIVLHLPDQKENDFVEILRDIENNYKEGNIEDLANKFHYNPKYLSSLIKKRTGFTFKEIQRKTRLDVSCQLLINSSMTIEEIIEEVGFTNQTSFYNYFKTAYRVSPSEYRKSYDILKS is encoded by the coding sequence ATGAACGCGATAGAACTTGATAAACGTATCAAAGCCTTAACAGAACGTGAACAGTTTTACTTGGATAATCCTGAAGCACTATCTCCACTTTATGAAAAATTTGAAACGACAGATATCGATGGGAATTCAGTTTACCACTTTAGAATTCCAGAACTCAGTGAAAATGAAGTACAAATTCGACGGGATTCTCGTTTTAGGCCCGTTCCTTTACACCGTTTTTCTAATATTATGATTAATTATGTCTATTCTGGTAAATGCCGCTATTTAATTAATGATAAAATTGTTGAAATGGAAGTCGGGGATGTTTGTATTATTGACCAAGACGTTGTTCGTTATAAGTTTGAACTAGAGGCTGACGACATTGTCTTTAATATTAGTTTAGACAAGAAATTCTTTTCCCGTTTTATCCAACATAATTTAAGTGAGTCTAGCATTGTGTCCAGTTTTATTTTAAATAGTTTGTATTCGCAAGGAAAACATGATCAATTTATTTTCTTTCGAAATCATCAAAATCCTAGAATCATTAATCTGTTTGATGAAATCTTAACGGAGTATTATAAACAGCAAAAATACTACAAAAGCACCATAAAATCATATATCGAAATCGTTGTTTTAGAGCAACTCCGTTCCTATCAAAATTCCGACATTGTCTTACATTTACCTGACCAAAAAGAAAATGATTTTGTTGAAATTCTACGTGATATCGAAAATAACTACAAGGAAGGCAACATCGAAGACCTAGCTAACAAATTTCACTACAACCCCAAATATTTATCTTCTTTAATCAAGAAACGAACCGGCTTTACCTTTAAGGAAATCCAACGCAAGACACGCTTAGATGTGTCTTGCCAGTTGCTCATTAATAGTTCCATGACCATCGAAGAAATTATTGAAGAAGTTGGGTTTACCAATCAAACAAGTTTTTATAACTATTTTAAAACGGCTTACCGTGTGAGTCCCAGTGAATACCGCAAATCTTATGACATTCTAAAAAGTTAA
- a CDS encoding GNAT family N-acetyltransferase, protein MIRPMQKSDMTQIKTIWLQTNLSAHDFVPSDYWYEQLEFLEAAMFESDVYVYEDKKLLGFIGLSSDFVEGLFVKEGFQSQGIGKRLIDHVKESHESLALTVYQRNWRAWRFYMRQGFVIKTNGFDEFNGEPDYFMTWP, encoded by the coding sequence ATGATAAGACCCATGCAGAAAAGTGACATGACGCAAATAAAAACCATTTGGCTCCAAACCAATCTCTCTGCCCATGATTTTGTCCCTAGTGATTACTGGTATGAACAATTGGAATTTCTTGAAGCAGCAATGTTTGAATCGGACGTCTATGTGTATGAAGACAAGAAATTATTAGGTTTTATTGGTCTAAGTAGCGATTTTGTCGAAGGTTTATTCGTTAAAGAGGGTTTTCAATCGCAAGGCATTGGCAAACGTTTAATAGATCATGTCAAAGAATCTCATGAATCGCTAGCGCTGACGGTTTACCAAAGAAATTGGCGGGCTTGGCGATTTTATATGCGCCAAGGATTTGTGATTAAGACCAATGGCTTTGATGAATTCAATGGCGAGCCGGATTATTTTATGACATGGCCTTGA
- a CDS encoding ISL3 family transposase: MANAHYIAKLLNITDERIEFSDTITHEMKRNVHCKVLEGRLSYPLKACLNCGIINRSTKDMIKYGFDTSTITLTHINFQPILLKLKKQRYRCQHCSTTSTVTTSLVNKGCFISNDIKRTIVMELTQVQSMKLIAQHLFVSRHTVATQLKRVGSSLAAQKRYLPEHLGIDEFKSVNSVTQSMSCILMDTHNHTLVDILPDRTQNALRDYFMRFTYESRQQVKTVTMDMYGPYYHFLQQIFPNAKMIIDRFHLVQLLNRTLNQERIRLMNDIRNRRPRDYRKLKQQWKLILKNRDDLEFTTYQTHRLYDGLVTEKSMVNYLLNLDKRFEQVYHLVNDLKSDIAQHNYKAFERDLYETRKYQLPRKVRTTIQTFIYYLPAIKNSLTYTLSNGIIEGTNNKIKNIKRSGYGYRNFSNLRYRILITQNLIKKDKEIRPLLFKDEISNNKRIA, encoded by the coding sequence TTGGCTAATGCTCATTATATCGCAAAATTACTTAATATTACAGACGAAAGAATTGAATTTTCTGATACAATTACGCACGAAATGAAACGCAATGTCCATTGTAAAGTACTTGAAGGTCGATTATCCTATCCATTAAAAGCGTGTTTAAATTGTGGCATTATCAACCGATCCACAAAGGATATGATTAAATATGGTTTTGATACCTCAACCATTACTTTAACTCATATTAATTTTCAACCGATTCTCCTTAAACTAAAGAAACAGCGCTATCGTTGTCAACATTGCTCAACAACCTCTACCGTGACGACCTCTTTAGTTAATAAAGGCTGCTTTATTTCAAATGATATTAAGCGCACAATCGTCATGGAATTGACCCAAGTACAATCGATGAAATTAATCGCTCAACATCTATTTGTTTCACGACATACGGTAGCGACTCAACTAAAACGCGTTGGGAGTTCATTAGCTGCCCAAAAACGCTATCTACCGGAACATCTAGGGATTGATGAATTCAAATCAGTGAATAGTGTCACTCAGTCCATGAGCTGCATCTTAATGGACACCCACAACCATACCTTAGTCGATATTCTACCTGATCGAACGCAAAACGCCTTACGTGATTACTTTATGCGTTTCACATATGAAAGTCGACAACAAGTCAAAACAGTCACTATGGACATGTATGGGCCATATTATCACTTCTTACAGCAGATTTTCCCAAATGCGAAGATGATTATCGATCGTTTCCACTTAGTTCAATTACTGAATCGCACACTGAATCAAGAACGCATACGGCTGATGAATGATATTAGAAACCGTCGACCAAGAGACTATCGGAAACTTAAACAACAATGGAAACTCATTCTGAAGAATCGAGATGATTTAGAATTCACAACCTATCAAACCCATCGGTTATATGACGGGTTAGTGACTGAAAAAAGTATGGTAAACTATTTACTCAATCTTGATAAACGATTTGAACAAGTTTATCATTTAGTAAACGACCTCAAGTCAGATATAGCACAACACAATTATAAGGCGTTTGAACGTGATTTATATGAAACACGAAAGTATCAATTACCTCGTAAGGTCAGAACAACCATCCAAACCTTCATTTATTATTTACCAGCGATTAAAAACAGTTTAACTTATACGTTATCGAATGGTATCATCGAAGGAACGAACAATAAGATAAAAAATATCAAGCGGAGTGGTTATGGTTATCGTAACTTTTCAAACTTAAGATATCGCATATTAATCACACAAAATCTCATTAAAAAAGATAAAGAAATACGGCCATTATTGTTTAAAGATGAAATAAGTAATAACAAAAGAATCGCTTAA
- a CDS encoding IS110 family RNA-guided transposase, which yields MDVMVEKCAGIDVHKSKITVCVLIGEMTNAKPKRELKTFGTTTMELHACAQWLVKLGITTVLMESTGQYWRPIWNILEPYQFQMILANAQHIKQVPGRKTDIKDAQWIAELGRCGLVNGSYVPDRDIQDLRQLTRHRSSVKEDLTRRKNQVHDILQRSNFKLSSYLSDIFGKTGQTLLHMFINGEAITEKTLEDKVHKRVLATLPQLVEAMNGSLTKVNRQLLKLELETINRLETECQECEYYIEEHIEKYEDVYLRLLEIPGVSRTTAQVILAEIGPTVDAFETAEKLASWAGLCPGSYESAGIQYGSKTTRGNRYLKAALCRAGLIAGRSNNQDFRSVYYKFKERNQKSKGIVALAHKILRIVYALIDTGESYDPGKQKKTPATAIA from the coding sequence ATGGATGTTATGGTGGAAAAATGTGCAGGAATCGATGTTCATAAGTCAAAAATTACGGTTTGTGTGTTAATTGGAGAAATGACTAACGCTAAACCTAAGAGAGAACTCAAAACGTTTGGTACAACAACCATGGAGCTACATGCTTGTGCCCAGTGGCTTGTTAAATTGGGTATTACGACTGTTCTGATGGAAAGTACAGGACAGTATTGGCGACCTATATGGAATATTTTGGAACCTTATCAGTTTCAAATGATTCTAGCCAATGCTCAGCATATTAAACAAGTCCCTGGGCGAAAAACAGATATTAAGGATGCTCAATGGATTGCGGAATTAGGACGATGTGGGTTAGTTAATGGTTCCTATGTTCCTGATCGAGATATTCAAGATTTAAGGCAATTGACGCGTCATCGTTCATCGGTGAAAGAAGATTTAACGCGTCGGAAAAACCAAGTCCATGATATCTTACAGCGTTCTAATTTCAAATTAAGTTCTTACCTGAGTGATATCTTTGGAAAAACGGGGCAAACACTTCTTCACATGTTTATTAATGGAGAAGCAATTACAGAAAAGACGCTTGAAGATAAAGTGCATAAACGTGTCCTTGCGACGCTTCCACAATTAGTTGAAGCCATGAATGGTTCCTTAACCAAAGTGAATCGGCAACTTCTCAAGCTAGAATTAGAGACGATTAACCGTTTAGAGACAGAATGTCAGGAATGTGAGTACTATATTGAAGAACACATTGAAAAATATGAAGATGTGTATCTTCGGCTCCTTGAGATCCCTGGTGTGAGTCGAACAACGGCACAAGTTATCCTAGCTGAAATAGGGCCAACAGTGGATGCGTTTGAAACAGCTGAGAAATTAGCTTCATGGGCAGGCTTATGTCCAGGTAGTTATGAGTCAGCAGGGATTCAATACGGGTCTAAAACGACGCGAGGGAATCGTTATTTAAAAGCCGCGTTGTGTCGTGCCGGATTAATAGCTGGGCGTTCAAACAACCAAGATTTCCGTTCGGTATATTATAAGTTTAAAGAACGCAATCAGAAAAGTAAGGGAATTGTTGCTCTAGCTCATAAAATACTTAGGATTGTTTACGCTCTAATTGATACAGGAGAGTCCTATGATCCAGGTAAACAAAAAAAGACTCCCGCTACGGCAATAGCTTAG
- a CDS encoding NERD domain-containing protein: protein MKNGKNEELVYLEILDARGVLFGEKRKEKLYTYTMGYEGEREFLEWSQRYLHSNWRIENDFWFLDGKAMQADFILMSAYIWNLIEVKNYYGHFTYKDGLCWHNNKLIDDDIFDVMKQRINRIGKIAVAVDHRIEVRPVFVFINQHGQLHMHQKPPFEVLQRNQLVEFLEGLGYVEPMTANLSNRITQQLDRNRIAYGINYTRLDPTVLTQMRKGIYCANCKSFEVNINKPGIQCRQCGTKESIESVICRHAKELSIIVHNLPEMLNSKNLNFLMANQLSLRTTRKYLSKNFEKEGKSRKTYYKIK, encoded by the coding sequence GTGAAAAATGGAAAAAATGAAGAGCTAGTGTATTTGGAGATCTTGGATGCGCGAGGTGTTCTCTTTGGTGAAAAGCGTAAGGAAAAATTATATACCTACACAATGGGCTATGAAGGTGAACGTGAATTTTTGGAATGGTCGCAGCGGTATTTACATAGTAATTGGCGAATTGAAAATGATTTTTGGTTTTTAGATGGTAAGGCTATGCAAGCAGATTTTATCTTAATGTCTGCATATATATGGAACCTGATTGAGGTAAAGAATTACTATGGGCATTTTACATATAAGGATGGTTTATGTTGGCATAACAATAAGTTGATTGATGATGATATTTTTGACGTAATGAAACAACGGATCAATCGCATAGGGAAAATAGCAGTAGCCGTTGATCATCGGATTGAAGTACGGCCTGTTTTTGTGTTCATTAATCAACATGGCCAATTGCATATGCACCAGAAACCGCCCTTTGAAGTGTTGCAACGTAATCAACTGGTCGAGTTTTTAGAAGGACTAGGTTATGTTGAACCGATGACGGCTAACCTATCTAATCGGATTACTCAGCAACTTGATCGTAACCGCATTGCTTATGGAATCAACTACACACGACTAGATCCAACGGTATTGACTCAAATGAGAAAAGGAATTTACTGCGCGAATTGTAAATCATTCGAAGTGAATATCAATAAACCAGGGATTCAATGTCGGCAATGTGGTACAAAGGAATCGATTGAGTCAGTCATTTGTCGCCACGCTAAAGAATTATCGATTATTGTGCATAATCTCCCAGAGATGCTGAACTCAAAAAATTTGAATTTTTTAATGGCAAACCAGTTATCCCTACGAACAACTCGCAAATATTTAAGTAAAAACTTCGAAAAAGAAGGGAAATCTAGAAAAACCTACTACAAAATCAAATAA
- a CDS encoding PRD domain-containing protein gives MIISQVLNNNVVLITKNGIEKIIIGTGVGFQKKIGDEIEPDKVQKVFTIDSENSLDEISAVIRSLSSKELDIVLYIVNDFKEKTDLEISDSIFVPLADHIHYLLSRSQEGIYVSNPLHYEVKYLYPTEFELCKTYVDFLNEAFYQDIPDEEASSILLHFINASRVDSNMKETMQRTKIIKDLLNIITNYLKIQFDKSSYAYRRFIIHLQHFVSRVLQGGSYSSSDNSLVHVVRESYTKESECVDRIAKYLIDNLNVAITNDEFVYLVIHLTKLRKDIES, from the coding sequence ATGATAATAAGTCAGGTTTTAAATAATAATGTTGTGTTGATAACTAAAAATGGAATTGAAAAAATTATTATCGGAACGGGAGTTGGTTTTCAAAAGAAAATAGGCGATGAGATTGAGCCTGATAAGGTACAAAAAGTCTTTACTATTGATTCAGAGAACAGTTTAGATGAGATTAGTGCGGTCATTCGAAGTTTATCTAGCAAAGAATTAGACATTGTTTTATACATAGTCAATGATTTTAAAGAAAAAACCGATCTAGAAATAAGCGACTCAATTTTTGTTCCTTTAGCGGATCATATACATTATTTACTGTCTAGAAGTCAGGAAGGCATCTATGTATCTAACCCGTTGCATTATGAAGTGAAATATCTATACCCCACTGAATTTGAATTGTGTAAAACATATGTTGATTTTTTAAATGAAGCTTTTTATCAGGATATTCCAGATGAAGAAGCCAGCTCGATTTTGCTTCATTTTATCAATGCATCAAGAGTTGATTCAAACATGAAGGAGACAATGCAAAGGACGAAGATTATTAAGGATCTCCTTAATATCATCACCAATTATTTGAAAATTCAATTTGATAAAAGCAGCTATGCGTATCGAAGGTTTATTATCCATTTACAGCATTTTGTGAGTCGTGTATTGCAAGGAGGTTCTTACTCTTCCAGTGATAATTCGTTAGTCCATGTTGTCAGGGAGAGTTATACAAAAGAATCAGAATGTGTGGATCGAATAGCAAAATATCTGATTGATAATTTAAATGTGGCTATTACTAATGATGAATTTGTGTATCTCGTCATTCATCTTACAAAATTACGGAAAGATATAGAATCATAA
- a CDS encoding beta-glucoside-specific PTS transporter subunit IIABC, giving the protein MENLGKKIIDLVGGEDNINSVQHCATRLRFRLKDSASADTEGLKKLKDVITVVESGGQYQVVIGTNVADVHSDITKELGNKTPSDDDNKSSSGNIFGQFLDLVTQIFNPVLGVLSASGIIRGILALLVAINVVNQESGTYIILNAAGNAMFYFLPIFLGSTAAKRFKLDPMIGMTIGAALVFPALVNMVSGDSIYTLFSGTVFESAIQTEFLKIPVNLRNYTSSVIPVIIAVYFASKLNNFFQAKLPSAIRKIFSRVLVIAITVPVTFILIGPITTWASNLIGLLVNTLFEMSGTLTSAVLAGTWQIIVMFGLHWGILPITINNIAVQGYDYIYPVSSIAAYATAGAILAIYVKTKNKDLKELSFSSIIPILFSAITEPAIYGVTIPLKKPFITANIAAAVGGLILGIFDTRAYFMASGSFFGAGAYLEPDGTFGRGFWGLIIAWIVVIVLGFILTYFFGFDDSILEKSELAVSKNDEREEVITVGDGSKKTNLVSPIKGQVVPLSNVDDQVFSQEIMGKGFAIIPSDNQLLAPFDGVVSFVSNSGHAVGLTSNDGVEVLIHIGIDISNLDDIFSPQVQKDMVVKKGDLLVTFDLGQMKANSKQNIIPVVITNSDNYLDGLLTKNNQEITAMEEVYTILN; this is encoded by the coding sequence ATGGAAAACTTAGGTAAAAAAATCATCGACCTTGTTGGTGGTGAAGACAATATTAATAGTGTACAACACTGCGCGACACGGTTACGTTTTAGATTAAAAGATAGTGCATCTGCAGATACAGAAGGTTTGAAGAAGCTTAAAGATGTTATTACTGTTGTCGAAAGTGGTGGACAATACCAAGTCGTTATTGGGACAAATGTTGCGGATGTTCATAGTGACATAACGAAAGAATTAGGCAATAAGACTCCAAGCGATGACGATAACAAATCATCTAGTGGAAATATTTTCGGGCAATTTTTAGACTTAGTGACGCAGATATTTAATCCGGTTTTAGGGGTTTTATCTGCTAGTGGGATTATTAGAGGGATACTTGCATTACTGGTTGCTATAAATGTTGTAAATCAAGAATCAGGTACCTACATTATTTTAAATGCAGCTGGGAATGCGATGTTCTATTTCTTACCAATTTTCTTGGGGAGTACTGCTGCAAAAAGGTTTAAGCTAGATCCAATGATTGGAATGACGATAGGTGCTGCTTTAGTTTTCCCAGCTTTAGTCAATATGGTTAGTGGAGATAGTATATATACTTTATTTAGTGGAACGGTATTTGAATCTGCTATTCAAACAGAATTTTTGAAGATTCCAGTAAATTTAAGAAATTATACATCTTCAGTAATTCCAGTAATAATTGCGGTTTATTTCGCTAGTAAATTAAATAACTTCTTTCAAGCAAAATTGCCAAGTGCAATAAGAAAGATTTTTTCAAGAGTATTAGTTATTGCAATTACGGTTCCAGTGACATTTATATTAATTGGTCCTATTACAACTTGGGCAAGTAATCTAATTGGTCTATTAGTTAATACACTGTTTGAAATGAGCGGAACATTAACATCAGCTGTTTTGGCTGGAACATGGCAAATTATCGTTATGTTTGGTTTACACTGGGGCATTTTACCAATTACAATTAATAATATAGCTGTCCAAGGTTATGACTATATCTACCCAGTATCTTCTATTGCAGCATATGCAACAGCAGGAGCTATATTAGCAATTTATGTAAAAACTAAAAATAAAGATTTAAAAGAGTTATCTTTTTCTTCAATTATCCCTATTTTATTCAGTGCAATCACTGAACCGGCTATTTATGGGGTTACTATTCCATTGAAAAAACCATTCATTACAGCAAATATTGCTGCAGCAGTTGGTGGACTTATTCTAGGTATATTTGACACCAGAGCTTATTTCATGGCCAGTGGTAGTTTCTTTGGGGCTGGAGCTTATCTTGAGCCGGATGGGACTTTTGGTAGAGGCTTTTGGGGTCTAATTATTGCTTGGATTGTCGTAATTGTTCTAGGGTTTATATTAACTTATTTCTTTGGTTTTGATGATAGCATTTTAGAAAAGTCTGAATTAGCAGTAAGTAAAAATGATGAGCGTGAAGAAGTAATAACTGTTGGTGATGGAAGTAAAAAGACAAACTTAGTTTCTCCAATCAAAGGTCAAGTGGTTCCTCTATCAAATGTTGATGACCAAGTTTTTTCTCAAGAAATAATGGGCAAAGGTTTTGCGATAATTCCTTCTGATAATCAATTGTTAGCACCATTTGATGGGGTAGTAAGTTTTGTATCTAATTCAGGACATGCTGTCGGACTAACCTCTAATGATGGCGTTGAAGTATTAATTCATATAGGGATTGACATTTCAAATTTGGATGATATTTTTAGTCCACAAGTTCAAAAAGACATGGTTGTTAAAAAGGGAGATTTGTTAGTAACTTTTGATTTAGGACAGATGAAAGCTAATAGTAAGCAAAATATTATTCCTGTAGTTATCACGAACTCAGATAATTATCTAGATGGCTTATTGACCAAAAATAATCAAGAAATTACAGCGATGGAAGAAGTATATACGATATTAAATTAA